In Candidatus Cloacimonadota bacterium, the following are encoded in one genomic region:
- a CDS encoding archease → MKTYKIIDHTADFSFQVFGKNLEDLFINSAFALINIIFGNKLQLPKFPKIRKFKIKLKSNDQESLIIDWLREIHYLAIVEKEIVRNILNLEILDSTISAELEMQKIEQTLENEIKAITYSNIQIKEENGLLSFIVVCDV, encoded by the coding sequence ATGAAAACTTACAAAATAATTGATCATACAGCAGATTTTTCTTTCCAGGTTTTTGGGAAAAATTTAGAGGATTTATTCATCAATTCAGCATTCGCTTTGATCAATATCATATTTGGAAATAAACTGCAACTTCCGAAGTTTCCCAAAATTCGGAAGTTTAAGATCAAATTGAAAAGTAATGATCAGGAAAGTCTGATCATCGATTGGTTAAGAGAAATCCATTACCTGGCAATCGTGGAAAAGGAGATCGTCAGGAATATCTTAAATTTAGAAATTCTTGATTCGACAATTTCAGCAGAACTCGAAATGCAGAAAATCGAGCAAACTCTTGAAAATGAGATCAAAGCGATAACTTACAGCAATATCCAAATAAAAGAAGAAAATGGATTGTTGAGTTTCATTGTTGTCTGCGATGTTTGA